Genomic window (Oryzias latipes chromosome 17, ASM223467v1):
ATATAATTGGAATGTTATTTGGTTTACTTCTGAATACACATTATTCATTATGATGTCTTTTCACACACCCCATCGCCATCGAACGCAGCACCAAAGTCAAACGACCCATCTCTCATGCTGTCCACTAGTTCTGCAGCATCTGTGAGGTTAGGATCTGGGTGTTGACCCCCAAAGTCCTCCATTGGGACACAGTTAATGGCAGAAATGGCGGGACAACCTAACTCCTTACACAGTATTCGCTTCACGTATGGGCCTAAGACTGAAAAAGCCACAGCAGCAAAAGTAGTAAGactttaaaaattgaaataccagacaaacagtgctgttttgatgacataaaaatacaaacagaaaatatacaaagaaaataaaataaaatgtagagaCCTAAAGTAACTAAGGGGTCATATTCTTGTGAATTCTCGTCTCACCTCCATGCATGGCATCTATTCTTACTCTGATGGGGTTCTCTCCAGAAAGAAGGTCCTTCAGagcagcaaaatcaaagatgttCCTCAGCAGGTTGGCATATGACTCCACAGAGTCCACAATTTCCACtacacacagaaaagaaaagccattttaaacaaatgaaaatctCTGCTAGACCCTTGtagcaaaactgtaaaaagtttTGTCAAACCATAAATCAAATATGAGTTCAAATACACATAAGATGCAAATAAACCCCACAtcaacatatttctttttttttttttgacatgctttttgcttttaattgacATGGTCATTGCCAGATCAATGATGCATATCACCTGTTAAGGGTTTGAACTTGTTCTCCAGATCAAAGGCCTGCTTTCCCAGGGTTTCCAGATCCACGCGTAGCCCGGGGCAAATTGCGAATTTCTCAAGGGTTCTGCTGATCTGAAAAATCTTGCTTGTGACAGCCTCGCTGGCTGGGCCTCAAGAAGGAGAAAACGTCCcacagtgattaaaaaaaaatacagattggAAATAACTTCACATCtactctttatttttgttgatcCTATTGATGTGCTTCACTTTTATCCAGATTGACACTATAGCATCAAACTAAAGACCTTTCCAATGTCTCACTTTTCTGGTAACACTATATTGCCTCTGAGTGTTTCCTTGCTCACATTACCACACCTCCATTTGCGGTGTTAAACTTTATGCCAAAGTCTCCATCAGGTCCTCCAGGGTTGTGGCTGGCAGTGAGGATGATGCCACCGATGGCTTTGTACTTCCTGATCACACAGGGGACGGCGGGTGTGGACATTATGCCGTGGTGTCCAATGATCAGACGACCAACCTAAGGAAATGTCACAGAGgtcaaaaaaagtcaaaacacttTCAGCGAAGCCTCGTAAGAATTTACTTGCCAATCACACCTGGTGTTTTCATCTTCATTTAAAACCAGAATCCCGTGTTATAAGCGATCAAGACAGCTCTCCAAGAACAAGTTCTGGCAGGTGCaagtgtttgaaataaacttatAAATAAATCTGTCAACAATGACACAATCAAAGGCTTAAAGCTCGGGTAATTTAATCTCGAAGAGCATATCCAGCTCATCACTGGTGTTGGCTGCTGCATTTGGTGTCAAGCTGATTGTTGCAAAGCGAAGAGATTCTCAGATAtctctttctctgttttctctttACCAAATAGTATTAATCGGCTTTCGGAAATTCATTGAGGACTTTATTTTGCATCACTATCATTGAATCCggcaaaataatttaattagATTGGATTATTAGTGACACTCTGTCCTcgttttctttcttctgctctctaATTGTTTCATTTCAACTGTAAATCTTATTTATTAAGTAATCTAATTACTCCTTTCATTATTCACTGTTTTTACATAATCTCTCTTTCTGTGGCTCTTTATTATTTAGCCTGTATCTTGGATCTCTAGGATacttaaccctgtaaagcccactacatcaaagaaatgacaaaacatagttttttttaattctttgatgaaataaaacattctgCAATATCATGTTTTTATGAGATATACATTGTATCAATTATAATACGTTGAATGAGttagtaatttttttcttacaacatGTGTATAGAAAATATTGACATGTGTGTTCAGGAAATAAGAACCTtttttacccactgtctcaaatttgatccatgtatttttaacatggtgtaattgtattataaagaattaattacTGACAAATTTTGCATtatttcaatacagcaagtaaactgaaaaacaacagaggagttattctcaccataaagttttgaaaatcagCAAAACTTTTTCtcgccaaaagtgtttttgagatttcacggaagcagccattttaaaatgacCAAGAAAAACCTTTCTACCGCTCCTGGTGGAATGATGAAGCACTatagggcagaaaacatggacacaGTAATATATAAATGGGTTTTAAGTTAAATTTCTATAATTCTGATGAGACAGATGTCTCAGTAATGCATGTATAAAATATTATACGAATGGTTTTATGAGGTTACTAAACACACAATGGGTTTTACTGCTCGTGTTATttcattttgccatttttacttTAGTGTTTCTTCctaaataaatttattttttctgtccttAACATTTGTCTGGGGTTTTGTCATGGCTGTCGTAACCTGGATGTGACGGAAAGGGGATCTGGATGCAGATCTGGTCTTTTACCTGGCCATAGcacattttacaacttttttttctcatatgtaataaaagctaaatgtatttatattcaCATGAAACAAATTCCcaattattttctttgtaatgcaaaatattaaagcaaaaattTGGAAATAACTCCAAAAAAATTTcccaaattctgactttaacatcagattattgtcagaaGCTGATCAGTCATTAGATTAGCAAAAatttggttgttgttttaaacTGAGTCATCTGAAAAGAAAACTACAGTTAGTCATTGACCTTGGCATCATTTTGTAGAGGTAAAGAGACAATTTTATTACTGCCCCTGCATTAAAACATGGCGGCATGTGGGACTCTAACTAAACATAAACCAAAGCTTTATCTTTCTAAATACAACTAACATTTGGCTCCAAATAAGTAAATCATGCCAAGAGCAGCCTGCAGAGATGGGCCAGAGTAAAGTTCAGCTGACTCTGTCTGATGCTGCTGTTTCAGACAAACATTGTGAAAAAAGCCAGTAAACATCTCAGACGTCGGTCAAAAAGATAAAGTTTGTCAAAAcagtaactttaaaaaagtataatttaaaaaaatatattaaatttgTAGCAATTCCCGGACTTTGAAGCAAGACATTATTAAGAGTGTTCAAGGGCAGAGATAttccaccaaaaacaaaatttccccTTTAATGATTTTCTTATTCAgtcaataactttaaaaagtccatAAATTGGGGATCCtaactcaaataaaaacaaatattttaagcttttttccaAACATCTGGACAAAAGATAAGGAGtcaagtttaaaactttttttttaattcaaagtgGAATCAAATGCAACTATTAAGATACatccagattttaaaaaaaagaaagcaatatatttgtttattgGGTGGAATAAAGAATAATATTTACCTTTTTGACATCTTTcatgattttctcatttttgcctCTAAATAAAGCCTGAAGGTGCCAGCACAAAATTCAACAGATGCCCAACTACATGCTCAGATTTACCAGCAATCAAACATGTGAGAGACTCTACACACAGGGACACTGACCCCATTGGCAGCTGCCATTTGCACAATGACCTCAATGGCAGCTCTGTTGAAGAAGCGTCCATCTCCTCCCACCACCATGGTTGAACCCTGTCGGTCTCGCAAGTCGATGGAGGAGAAGATACTCTGGATAAAGTTGTGCAGATAGCTCCTTTTGAACTGAAACACAGAGACCTTTTTCCTTAGGCCGCTGCTGCTGGGTCTCTGGTCAGGGTAAGGGGCCGTGGCGACAGTCAGCACCTGCAGAGGACTGTTTTCCATTGCttcaaagtaaattaaaaagaaaatctaatttGAAATCCTGTCAAGAGATCAGAGGAAACCCTACGTTTGGAGGGAAGTCCCCACTGACTTGAGGAAGAATTGGAcagtggaggagaaaaaaagaaaacacgagCTTAACTCCTATTCTTTCCCTGGAGGCTCTGTGGGACTTCTGCAGCTCAAAATAACCCTGCAAATGAATCTGTGCGCAAACGAAGGAGGAGAAACTGAAGACACTCCTTCACACATGTGCAGGGAGATCACTGTCAACACTGCAGGCCAAGTCACAAAGAAGcatgtgtgggtgggtgggtgtgacTGATGAGGATTATTGCGGAGTTATGATACAGATGATCCACTCCTGCATGGCTGCAGATATGCCCTAAAGTGTATAAAAAGTTGATATCGATGCTATTAGCACCATTCCAATGGAGGATATTTAACAAGCTCTTGTGACGCTGACTGCTAGTTTAATtacattgaaaaaatatatgtggCTTTGACAAAGTTTCCAATGCAAGCAGAATTTGTTCAGTATCTGTACGAAGAACAACACTGCCCTCTAGAGATGACTAAAACCTGAACTCCTGGCCTCAGGGCCCACCAAACGGCATGTTTTCTGTGTTACCCTCCTTAAATGGACCTGATTCAGTCCATTATCAAGCTTTGCGGAGGCCGGATAATGACAGTCATCACAGGCAGGTGTCTTTAACATCAATAGCATCCGGGAGGATGGGCCCGAAGGACTGGAGTTCAGAAACAATCCTTAAATCCACAGAGCACGATCAGTTCCAGAGAAAAGCTCAGAGTGTCTGAACAAACATTTCAGACGATGATACCAAAATAATCCATCTGGTTTGGGTGAAAACCTTAACATGAGTTACTATTTCAGTTTAAGCAAAGACCCATGACCCTGAATAGAACAGGTGTCTGCACCCAGAGGCTCTAGCAGTGGCTCCTTCATCCCTCCATTAAGACTTTTTggcttcatttaaaaatgcaaaaaaattgaataaataatgtcCTTGTAGTTTGGGTTCATTTGTCTTTAGTAAATtaagttttgtcatttctgtttagattttaacatgtcagataaatTAGAAAATGATATTAAAAGTACtaatctattgtcaaagtgtttttttattggaataaCTTGAAGCACATATTCTGATCTGCTGCACAACAGAGTCTAGTTGATGTTCAGAGTCAAAGTTCTTTAAGTATATATTAAACATAATATATTGTATTCTATACCATTGTTGTTATATTTGGATGAAAGTGCACCAATTGATAGAAATCATGAATGCCATGTTTgactttctttaatttttaattcaagCTAAGCTGCAGtagcaggaggatcttatttgacagagggtggattttattttaaaaggaaccTTTCTGTGCTGCAGTGCTCTTGTAGTGTTAAAGGTTGGAAACAcctggtttagaagatggatggatgatgtgcCCATATATGTCAGTCCAAATGTTTCTCATAAATCTACATAGCTAACAGAAGGCGCATATTGCgaaaacaaggaaacaaaaacagacaaagaaaaattacTATTCCAGtacaacattttttcaatattttaaaatatttatgcaTTTGCAGAATCCATCAAATCCAAATGTCTACTTTTAAACACTAAACATGTTGAAATTAAGATTtataacacaacacaaacaaaaataataaataataaaaaatcaaattttaaaggaaaaaatacattataaATTGACAAACATATTATGTCCATTTATACAAGgattttaacagttttaataTGAGATTAATGGTCTGAGACCCAAATGTGATTGTGAACATTCAGCTGTTTCGATCATTTTTTCGTTTTAGCTTCTTGTGCTGCTGatgttcctgctctgctccctgtCAGACTCACACCTGGTTATGGTGATTATGACATGGAGAGGATGTTCCAGAGCAAAACCAAGACCCTGGACTAGACTTTGACAGGCCAGGGAGTAGTGAGTTAGACACAGACATTCCAGCCGTACAGGAAGGTAAGGCTGAGACTCACATACAGCCACCCTAACGGCAGAGATAGCAACCGATGGTACCGAGTTATCACACACTAGGTCAGCCAACTTTGGTTCAGAGAGACGGAAGGTAACAAATGTAATTGAGACTAAAACCTTTTGGGGGCCCTGGGCTGTCAAAGTGTGCTAACAGTGTAATTGAGACTGTGCACAAAGAAATATTAGGAGACAATTAATTTTGTGAGGGAGAGAGTGGCGCTGTGTAatttaaatattcattaaaaTAGTTGCCCCGCCCCCACATTTAATTGTATGTTAAGCTCTATAAAAAGTCAGAGCCGTCATCCCTGGTGGTTCTTCCTCCAAGTATCAGGTCTGGACTAACTCCTGCCCTGTGTAGTAGCTGCTGTGATTTTACTCTTTCTGCCAGCAAAATTCCAGAAGTGCTACAGTGTCACTAAACAATGTAAAACTCTTCATCTTTATCAGCTGGATCCTGCTGGCATcaatctttctctctgaacCTTAAGAAAGATCTATTTTTAATACAGGGAATTAAATGTTCAGATTTTTACCTACTCATGCTTCATGGTCTATGTTGCTTCCTCAGGAATATTCATCCTTTTTCAAGAATTCACTGAGGCCATCCATTCTTGATTATTCTAAAGGGATGACATTGAAGGTcatatttttctgaaataaaacccAATGACAGTCAAGCAAATGCATCTTCATTTGTACAGCACCTTTCATACGCTCAAGCACCTCATGAAGCTTAATGGGGAAGCTTGGTAGTGATAAAACCTTGaagaacaaatataaaaatgtgcacagtggtgcagtggtaaaCACTGCCTGTCAAGAAGGTTTGAACCCCTGCAGCTGTATTCAAACTGATCCGATTCCGAAATACATAAAACGGAAGTcatgtaagttattttattttttctttgcggcccggtaccaaatgacccacgtgcTGGTACCGCGgaccgggggttggggaccacaggTTTACTGCACGTATAGGTTCACGTCACTACAATAGTAAAAGAATGGatttcaaaatgcaaaaagtggaggttaaataaattaaattaatttaatgtcAGAAGTATAATTAAGTATAATTAAacaacccctccccccacccAGAGATGTCATAAACAGCAATACATATGAAAATGGTTCAGAGAAGATTTGACATGTGATTTAGTCACGACGTCAACACGCAGAAAACTTTGTTCGTTCTACGATTTTTGTCAAAATCGcgaaacaaaaattaaattgatGGAAACTCAACTGAGCTCCATTCTACTTGTGATGGTAAgcttaaaaagcagaaaaaaaatgtaagacaaGTTCGGCTTTATGATTTAATTTGTACATATTTTACtaatattttacaataaataaattacctTAGATGCTTTGTCAGGGAAGTGGTAAAATTTTGAAATGTCAGACAACAAACATGCAGGACATAATGTTTAAACAGAGATGTGAAGTGGGGAACATTTATTCTACTCCAAAAAATTATTAGACTTCTTAAAACTCTACACcatatacaactcaaatttacatattcaaCTATCTTAATGTCATGTTATTCCAATTGTTTCATTGTACTTGAACTTACAAGTTTGAGACCGCAgatgttttcagttttataacattaaaatgaatcatataATGCTGACTAACAATATACATAGCATGCATGTTCCATGATTTTGATTTGACTTTCAGTTCTTAATACACCAATATGCACCAGTGGTGCTTAATAAAAACATCATCCCCTTcctcactctcactcatggtgcagaaagaattaaacataacaggacaaataactcggcaaaacacagtaaaacagctaaacaactaataCACATTtagtcaaaaacccacacttagaccccaatcagtccagacaggcaaagggaatgatatcccacaattccttgccctcccaatctaacagcaggacCACAGTTAAACCTACTTAATAGattgaatttgaataaaagtaaaataactatgtctgataactacgtgttacttttaagttgactgaaagaaaaagacttatcttaactgaagcaaatgatTAAGTTATatcaatgtaaaaatgtttatctttccaacatccatacgtggtcttatcaccctctcacggtggaaaaagtattatctgcgTTACCTGCGTGGCGGCGAGGGGTGGGGGGTAACCAgaagattgtgagtatgtgtgcgagagtgcatgggtgggacgaACCtaggggctggctcgctgggatcctctggggctctccctccccatcacagaggggggagggcacTAAGGGGGCTGGGGAGGGGAGCTTAGATAATATGGCGGGGAGggagggttgtagagggtagggttatgggggtggctgtgggtgcgcggCGATCTCTGGGATGCTCGGGGcgggtgccggggctggctCGCGGTGGCGGGGCACCGGTTGGGTGGTCGGCGGCCCATGGGTTCTCGGTGCCCTGGTGTCGTCCCtggcccttgtctcggtgtccggcgcccagtggcccccatggctgccgcctggtacggccaAGCGCTCCtatcctgtggcctgggggccggacgcTGGGTTCGCTTATGCCTTTGGGCGTCGGGGgtgcccctgtaggggggcattctctgcgcctggctgggtgggtgggagatccccccctcccgggctgcctgggtccggtgCCGGGGGGgttcctggcctgggggtctctcctcccctctcctggtctggctgggtaggatctggttccccttatgaacacacggttcacttcggcagcatgcatgtatctccacccccacgtgcacgtgcacactgccacactgctctctgtctgcttcatccctcctcctaacccacagtgtattgatggacagatattttccaCTCATCTTAATGTCAGAATTTCGCCGTTGGATGTAATATTCGTCtctccagcagatctggtataattgttaaagcttaaaataataacttattcaaatcagtacttgtatcccccactttctcacctcttctccttttactctcttcaacccccccccccctcacattcttcccctctccctccccccacacactaaatgtaacaaataaataaaaaataatacaacaagaaggggtttatacaaatctacaccctggtttctcgaagctatataacctctttttgtgatagtaaaaccagtccaacacaaaaagccttcagctctaatctgtttgctcagctgttggacagaacaagttaaaagaaggaaaaaaaagaagaggaagaaaaaaaaaggaaaaagtattatctgagcttcttcatccactaaatcatcttcaaatgggcacaccatgctgcttcgactctctgaaaccaactaaccttcaactaaacctgctccagaccaggttatgttcagagcatgagttgctatggcaattTGACATACCCTTAAACATACCTcagtttttggaaccgaaagttgaggttatccgcttcctaagcctcaaacttaccgtggtaactcacatCACCcactttttggaataccccccagagcacaacacaaaacaacaaaccaaaaGAATCTTATCAAgctttattagcaacagaagaACAAACACGAGATCATGGGCGCCTTCTGTCTCGTTTAGTATAGCTTTAAGTaagatttgaaaacaaaataatcgaCATCCAATAGTAAAATgcaatttatattaaataaaaactgatgaTACCAATACCAGATAAATAATACCAGTACATAAAAGGAATCCTTTTACTCTGGGTTCACTTTTTCTTTAGCAACAGCGTCTTAATCATGTTTCTGCtcttcttttcatcttcagaagatagatagatagatgactttatcaATCCCActatggggaaatttcatttctctGTGGCAGCAAAAGCGACATATATAATGtcgtttttatataatttaacataaaaaaggacataaaaaatcATGCCTCCTGTGTCAATTGCTGGTTGTGAACCCActtaaacccccccccctcccgaaaaaaaaaaaacatactatcCGATCTGATGGTATGTATGGTGGTGGAGTTCAGGCGATGAGAGGTAATATGTGGACGGAGTCTTGGCTggagggttttgtttgttttggcgtGGTGGGAGGTCTTGGCGTGGACAGGAGTCGTGCTGTAGCTGGAGATCTTCACGTGACTGGGAGTCTTTGAGTTGTCAGCGTGGATGGAGTTGCTCTGGAGAAGTAACTCAGGTGAACACTCGTGATGAACTTTCCCCGAGGCGTAAGAATAAAGTTAGCGAGAGGCAAAACTTCATGGATAGAAACTGCATGAGCTACTAGTTTGagcaccataaggggcaacgaactgtcgatgaatgctggagctggatctccttaagaaggcagtaggttgatgaggtgagtgttcACAGTTGGTGATGATCGGGAAGTAGAGCAGACAGGGGAGGGGGaagagactgccagaggcaccatgacaataaGCCTCATGTCATAATTGCCTAAGTTACATTTTTGGCCAAATTATTGATTATTCCTACTTTCCATATGCATTTAAATACAGCCTAGCCTCATCCCAAAACTTGTAGCAGTTCTACAAAAACGGGCCTTACATTGATGAATGGctacgtttcattttcattttctatcaagcttctcaggatcacgtgacttttgagttttttgccCTCCGTGTACAAAAAATATGGCGGATATTCGCTAGTTTTTCGGTGGAAAATCTCACAAAATATgatattttgaggactaatCTTTATTTGGATAACATTTCTATGGAGAAATATACCTTTTACTTTTATAATATGCATTCATTTTGGACAtatagtttgtttgtttcgtACAACTTTTCCCCAAAAAGACTCTGAAATCGTTGAATAacaagattttttgttttccagtctATATCTGCAGACGTGCGCAGAGGTCACGTGACTAGTATGTTTCTCGTTTTTctggtgaaaaaaatgaaaatgccctaaaaat
Coding sequences:
- the LOC101175508 gene encoding phosphoglucomutase-1 isoform X1, with the protein product MENSPLQVLTVATAPYPDQRPSSSGLRKKVSVFQFKRSYLHNFIQSIFSSIDLRDRQGSTMVVGGDGRFFNRAAIEVIVQMAAANGVGRLIIGHHGIMSTPAVPCVIRKYKAIGGIILTASHNPGGPDGDFGIKFNTANGGPASEAVTSKIFQISRTLEKFAICPGLRVDLETLGKQAFDLENKFKPLTVEIVDSVESYANLLRNIFDFAALKDLLSGENPIRVRIDAMHGVLGPYVKRILCKELGCPAISAINCVPMEDFGGQHPDPNLTDAAELVDSMRDGSFDFGAAFDGDGDRNMILGKHGFFVTPSDSLAVIADNIFCIPYFQHSGVRGFARSMPTSTALDRVAKATKIEIYETPAGWKFFGNLMDAGLVSLCGEESFGTGGDHIREKDGLWAVLAWLSIISTRRRSVEDIVKDHWLKYGRNYFTRYDYQNVDLDAVCDMMEDLEIMIADKTFVKQRFAVKDKIFQVEKADNFEYTDPVDSSISRNQGLRIIFSDGSRIIYRLSGTGNDGATVRIYLDSYEKDLLFEDTQVMLSPLATIALKISQLHLRTGRIGPSIIT
- the LOC101175508 gene encoding phosphoglucomutase-1 isoform X2, which encodes MENSPLQVLTVATAPYPDQRPSSSGLRKKVSVFQFKRSYLHNFIQSIFSSIDLRDRQGSTMVVGGDGRFFNRAAIEVIVQMAAANGVGRLIIGHHGIMSTPAVPCVIRKYKAIGGIILTASHNPGGPDGDFGIKFNTANGASEAVTSKIFQISRTLEKFAICPGLRVDLETLGKQAFDLENKFKPLTVEIVDSVESYANLLRNIFDFAALKDLLSGENPIRVRIDAMHGVLGPYVKRILCKELGCPAISAINCVPMEDFGGQHPDPNLTDAAELVDSMRDGSFDFGAAFDGDGDRNMILGKHGFFVTPSDSLAVIADNIFCIPYFQHSGVRGFARSMPTSTALDRVAKATKIEIYETPAGWKFFGNLMDAGLVSLCGEESFGTGGDHIREKDGLWAVLAWLSIISTRRRSVEDIVKDHWLKYGRNYFTRYDYQNVDLDAVCDMMEDLEIMIADKTFVKQRFAVKDKIFQVEKADNFEYTDPVDSSISRNQGLRIIFSDGSRIIYRLSGTGNDGATVRIYLDSYEKDLLFEDTQVMLSPLATIALKISQLHLRTGRIGPSIIT